A genomic stretch from Vulpes lagopus strain Blue_001 chromosome 11, ASM1834538v1, whole genome shotgun sequence includes:
- the BET1L gene encoding BET1-like protein: MADWARAQSPAAVEEILDRENKRMADSLASKVTRLKSLALDIDRDAEDQNRYLDSMDSDFTSMTGLLTGSVKRFSTMARSGRDNRKLLCGMALGLIVVFFILSYLLSRART; the protein is encoded by the exons GTGGAGGAGATTCTAGACCGGGAGAACAAGCGGATGGCCGACAGCTTGGCCTCCAAGGTCACCAGGCTCAAGTCG CTGGCCCTGGACATTGACAGGGACGCAGAAGACCAGAACCGGTACCTGGACAGCATG GACTCGGATTTCACTAGCATGACAGGCCTGCTCACGGGGAGCGTGAAGCGCTTTTCCACCATGGCGAGGTCGGGGCGAGACAACCGGAAGCTTCTGTGTGGCATGGCCCTGGGCCTGATCGTGGTCTTCTTCATCCTCTCCTACCTTCTGTCAAGGGCAAGGACGTGA